TGGGCTCCAAGGGTAGCCTTTCTCTGCCCAGCTTTCCCTAgcccaggagggaaggggaagctgcGGGAATGTGAGAAGGTCTATCAGAGATGTTATCTTGACTATTTCATCTTTTTCCAGTTCACCAAAGCCACTGAGAAAACACCTCAGTGCATTTACAGAAAAGAATATGTCCCCTTCCCGGACCACAGACCAGACCAGATCTCCAGGTGGTACGGCAAGAGGAGAATTGAGGTAAGAGGGAGTGGCGGCCCCACACTCAGGCTGGGCTCTCCCGCCAGCGCTCGGGAGTCACCACCTGCCAGCTTCTTCTAAGCTCAATTCCCCCTCGGGGGACACAGGAGTGATCTCATGAGCTCCTTCCCCAACCTCGGGGCCTGCAGATGGCATCCACCTTTATTTACAACCTGTCAAGTCTCCAGCTGGTCGCATTCTCCCTGCCCTGTATCCCAGCGCTCTTCTGGATCATTTCCCAGTTCCTCCACACTTTCCTAACAGGCTGTAGGTAAAGGGtgtgggaaacaaacaaaccaacgaACAAGGTAAATACTGAGTTTAGGGGCACGTCATGAGAAATCACATAGGGTCCTCCAAAGGCGAGTAGCGGGGATGCTTGGATGACAGGATGTTTAGTCATCTATCCCCCAGCTTTCTGTTCTTTGGTATAAAAACTCAGGGGCCGTTCTGCCCTCTCTCGCTCATTGAGTGCTGGTGCGTGCCCTTGTCCTGCAGTTCCCTGGAGAAGGAGCCAGGGCACTACGACCTCAGGGCATGTCCCCTACTCTGACCCCACCTCCCAATCCCCTACCTGCCTAAACTCAGGGCGGGGGCATGGAGTGAGGGGTGGGCATGGCCAGCACGGGAGCATTTTGGAGCTGGAAGGGACCCGAGAGATTGTTCAGCTCAGCACCCTCATTTTCAGATAAAAGGTGCCCAGGGTGTGGTGAAGGTCTTGTCCGAAATAGTGTAGCTGGTTGGTAAGGGACTAAGCAGGTGGCTGATCTGCAAATCAAGCAAGAAGTATCCTCGCGTCCCTCTTCACTGTCTGCCGGAGTGGACTCTCTGTTGCCTGCGTTGGGGGTCACGTCCGTATAAACAGCACCACGTTCTCAGCTGCGTCCTGGCGTGCCTGGGTTGCACGGATATCCCCGGAGCACGCTGGCATCCGCAGACCGtgctggggctctggggctgcTGATCTTTACCATGAGTGTGCGCCGAAGACCCAAGCGCGTGCTCACAGAAGCAAGTCGAAGTAAGAACCCGTGATCTGGGGCTCCTTTTCCCCAGTCGTCCAATAGAAGAGGTACTTAGCCTAGTTCTTGATACACATCCGTGCCCTCTCTTACAGACTTTAGGACTCATGACGAACCCCGATGAGGAGATAACCACACACACGCACTTCTTTGGAATCTGTTtaagcggcacctgggtggctcagtcgcttaagcatcggactcttgatttggctcagatcctgatctcaaggtcatgacagccgagccctgagctgggctttCTGTGGTTGGCGGAGCGTCTGCTtgggaattctctctcttcctctgcccctccccctgctctctcaccctcaaaaataataaataaataagtctttatatAATCTGATCAAAATTAAGAAGCCCCCTGCCAACATACACACAGAATAGACCCAAACAATCAGATAACACATCTCCAAGGACTCTGTTCAGATCTCCTGCTTGTGGGCGTGGACCTGGGACAGAGCTCGGCCCCTGCACAGCTGTTTCAGCCCATCGGCTCTTCCCGGGCTTCATCCTGCTCTTTCTCCGAGGACAGCCAGCTCCCATCCCCACATcactctgcctcctcctcaggcAAAGGCGCACCTGCTCTTTCAATCAACTATGTATGGATTGATGGGGTTAGCCTCCGCCACGGAGGACCCCCTTCCTGTGCTTTTCCACTAGGCAGGTCTATTAATCACAATTTTTATGTTCTGTGTTTTAGATGGTTTGACATCTTAGGGGCTGTGCTAACCCTGGACAGACTGCCCTCCCAGGACAGGCTAGTTCCTTAGGACAGTAAGCAGCTTGCCTGCAAGCTCGCCTTTGGGAtacaaaccaaccaacccagaTCCCATACTCGAACCGTCTCTTTTACCTAATGCTCCCATGCCAAGCCGATATCCCTTTGCCTTAAATCACTCCAGGGCCAGACTCCAATAACCGGAGGCACTTCTTTAGCCCAGAGCCGGCTGAAATCATTTGAACTCTGCATCCCTAAACTTCTCAAACTTGCTAACCCTGTCTCACCTGTTCCTTCCCTTGGAAACTACCTGGAGGTCCTGAACcatgctctctccttctgtgaccctggggcACCCCTACGTGATCCTGGGTGGTGGTGCCCCCTCCTCTCGGGAAGAAAGTAATGAACTTTCCAAATAATTTCTTTCCGAGGCACTTGTCTCTCTGTCATCTGACCATCCCTGATCAAAACAAAGATCCCAGGTGTATCATCAAGACAGCTGGGCCATGCCCCAAACCAAGAAAAACGGCAAGAaaatccctttctcctttccctgctgtGATACATCCTCATCACTTTCCTGGGAACCCCTCCAACTTGCTTTCTCTGGCATTGGAAATGTACTCTGGGCACCTGGGGAGGCAGACCTTGGGATCCCCCGTGTCTGTGCCCGTCCCCCGTCTCCCTGCAGCATTGTGATCTGACTTATTTATTACGTGCAGCCGGCATTTCCAGACCAGAGCAGACACAGATCTCCCTGGCTGCTCCAGACAAGAGGACAGGCATGGAAAGCCACATTATCCTCCCCTGTAAATCAGTCCAGTCCCCTCAAGATCCCCTTCCAGGGCCGAGAGGATTTTCTGCGGAAAGGCACTGATGCAGGCAAAGGTCCCAGAGTCAGGAGGACATGGCTTTCTTTTCCTTGTAAATAACTCCCACCAAAGAAATCCCTCCCCGGGTTTCCAGCTGAGGGAGCCGTAAATCCTCTGCGGGAGAAGGCAATTTATGGGGCGTTCTCTGACTCTTCCCATAGTAACTGATTGAAATAGAAGGTGCGTATGTCAGGCCTGGTATTCAACGTCTTTCCCTGGCCGTGGAAATAGGCGCTTGGATAGGGGATCCTAGAGACACATCAGAGGATGTAATTTCAGATCACAAGGGCAGCTGTGAGAGGGCTCTGCAGCTTCCTATTTGGCTCAGTGTCCTGCCTTTCATTTTAATGTGTCCCCATAGCCCATTCTCGGGATGTATTGACTGGGCATACACAGGGGGGCCCTCAGAGAACTGACAGCCGCGAAGCTGGGATGTGAAGGTGAGCTGCGCCATGGGGGGGCCAGACAGCGACGTCTTCCAGGTGGCGGCCCCCAGGGCTCAGGCAGCAACACTCGCCACCAGCGCCGCACACCTCCCTTGCAGCAGCGTCTGCCTTGCTTCGATCGGTTAACGTGCCCCCCCGACCCCGTGTCTGTCCCTCCAGGGCCTCCCGTACAAACACCTGATGACGCACCACCAGGAGCCCCCCCACCGCCATCTGATCAGCACCTACGACGACCACTACAACCGGCACAGTTACAACCCGGGCCTGCCCCCACGTCGCTCCTGGAGTGGACACAAGCTGCTGTGGCTCCCAGAGAAATCGGACTTCCCCCTTCTTGGTATTCGTATAATTCGGGATTCCGCCCCGGGCCGAAAGACTCACCCCGAGAGCGTTAGAATGACACGAGAGGGGGCGAACCCTATTGACCCCCGGGGCTGTTTCTTGCCACGGAGGTGGTGCTGGTTGTGGGGTGGGGCCCTCCCCTGCGCACCGCGGTGGCCTCGGTTTACCGGGAGCGCGGGTGGCAGGAGCAGGAACACTGAACTCAGATCCATCATCTTTGCATAGACAGTGACGACCAGGTCCCCGGTGCCCTGCCCTGACGTAGCACCTGGGGGACACAGGAGTGACGGATGGGGAGGAATCCCTGCCCCTGGGGAGTGTTATCCCAGATGGTCTGGGATCAGACACTGTTCATGGATGACTTAAAGTCTGGCAAAAAAGATCATTCTGGATCAGGGTATGTGCCACGAGGTGAAGATACCCAGTAAGGGACAAAAAGTGAGGCAGTTATCTGTGACTCTCCTTTGGGTGGAATGAGGAGGGATGGTCTTTCTGGAAGAGAGAGTTGAGTTGACAGGAATTCGCGGGGAGacaattccagaagaggaaataGTGAGTCGAGACACTCCCCAGCAGGAAGACCGCTTCGGGGCTCCAAGGCCACCACAAGGAGTGTGGGTTTTGTCCTTCCAACAGCAAGAGAACTTTGAGGGCATTTTTGTAAGAGAGTGCCTTGACCTGATTGACATTTCAAGCTACCCTCGTTCCTTGCACGCAACTTTTTGTACTCCCTACACTTGGATGCAAAGGGACGTGGGTCCAATGGTGAGCTGCCTGTCACTCCTCATTACTTCTGCAAGGGTTTCTCCCTGGGATCGGTCTCACAAGACTGCACTGCTCCCTTCCCTGCTAGGGTAGGACAGTCCCCCAGGAGCCGGCAGGTTCACCGTCCACCAGTCGTGGGGCTGCGTTTTCCAAGGCCTACGTACCAGCTCCCGGTTCCTCCTGAGTACGCTGAGAGCGGGCCCCACCCTGAGCCAACACTCCTGCAAGCCCTTCTTCCCTCCGGAGCTCTGTAGCCCCGAAAAGCCTCCAGGGCCTCATACCACACATCCCCCGCGGCCGGTCCATGCCCCATTCACCCAGACCCAGCTTTCTCTTGCAGCTCCCCCTACAAACTATGGACTCTATGAGCAGCTGCGGTGGAGATGGCTGGCACCCAAGGCTGCCCCGAGGGAGAGCATTTACACCTCGTCCTACCCCAGACCACCACGGCATGCTTTGTCCCGGCGCGAGCATGccatccctgtccctccccctcgtCTGCACCCTGTCCCGCGCTTCTGAGAGCGGCCACTCCACGGGCAATGTGGGCAGAGCCCACCGGAGACCCGCTGTGCTGTTGGACCTGTCAGGCCGCAGGCGGCGGCAGACACACTCCGAGTTTTCGATCTGGCCCCTCCAAGGGTCCCCTAGAATCATGGTCTGTGTTTCACGgatccctcccctcctccaaaccctcaggttcctttcttttccatctcACAATTAAAGCTCTTTGACACAATGGAGTGCCATGTATAGGCAGAATTCTTCAGAGGAGCAGAAGACCCCCTCCCTTGTTTCCCatgaggggaaactgaggcccagagtggtAACATGTTCCAGGAAGGAGGGTCTGGTTCATACAGAAGGGGATCTGAACATGAGACCACTGCAGAACCCCATGGAATAGTCTAATGTGGTTATGGGAGGGGGCCCCGCAGGAGCCGGCCTTCGGGGAGGGGTCCAACACGTCATTGCCTCCCCAGGGGCACACTGAACCCAGGGCTCAGAGGAAGCGAGACACACAgcatctccctcccacctccaaaTCCTTTTCTGGGTTTGAGGATGGGGAATTTTTCAGCAAGTGTTTCAGAAGGACAATGGACCCCCCGGACAGAAGATCCGGGGCTGAGTCCTAGCTCAGGGACTGGGTGGGGTCGTCGTTGCCCAGGATGGAGTCCCCCGAGGCACGTTCTGCCACCTGACGTGGCGTCCAACCTCTGGAGAAGCATGCTGGCCCATGTCTGCCCAGAATGGgtttctctgccttctgcctccacCCTGCCTGGCTGCGTTCATTACTGGAGGTGGGGCGCTCTGTGTATCATCCTTGGCTGGACGAACAAATGAGCCATTGTCTCTTCTGGACCCACGCTGTCCCCCGCTCACCATGAGCCAGTCCTGTTCCCCACTCTGAGCCCCATCCAGCTGCTTCCCTACACCCCTGCCCCAAGGTGGACCTCTGTCTGGACCCCAACCCATCTGGATGCCCAAAGACCCTTATTCTTCCCAGAACTCAGCCACTCCCACTTCCGAGTCAGAGAAAAGtgagccctgccctccccacacccGCAATCCTCCTGCTAGCGTCGGAAAGGAGGTCACCCTCTGCAGCTCCATCCTTTAGAACCTGGCTGTCCACCAGGGCAGGGCAACTGTACAATTCTGACGCCCTGCCAGCCCATCTCCCATCTCCCATATCCCACTACCAATGGGTGTTTTTTCtgctttggagaaaaagaaatgaatagaagTATTTTTCCATGGATCTTTTCCTTAACGTTTTTGGCACCTGCTACAACATTCTAGCAAATaatcaaggggggaaaaaaaaaaggaagggaaaacctGATCTAATATTTATTTCGGGTTAAACAGGCAGTTCAGCAAAAGCCAGGATCTGGGTGTAAATGAGATTATCTCATTGACTGTCTTTACCACCCTCCCCAGGCAGGGATTATAAATGTCATTTCTATTTTACAGAAACGGGAATAAAGTGCAGACACAATGAAGATTAACCAGCAGGACCAAGACTGCACAGGGAGTGAATcctagagctgggatttgaacctaggtgGGCTGGTCACAGACAGGCATGCTTAGCTCTTGTGCGAAACTGTCTTTTCAAAGAAACGAAAGCCTTGAGACCAGCTGATTATATCACTCTGCTGTGCGCTTGGCTCAGGGACACATGTGTGTAGTTGGCTGTGATTCTGGTCCAGAAATAATGTGACTCAAAGCAGAGGAAGACTGGCGTTGGGCCGTCCCTTTCAAGGACACATGCTGACTCCAGGCCTCCTCTAGGTCAACCTCAGCACACTCTAGAGCCATCGCTCCTTCTTCCAAAAGTCTGTTCACTGACCTGTCTTCCCTACCACACTCCAATTTCCCTGAAGTTAGAGCTGGGCACCCACGAGGCGCTGAGTCATGTTTGCAGGAAGCGTggtgggcaggaagaggaagggggatAAGGGACGCTGGGCCACGAGGAGAGATCcaagtggttgccagggggacTGGCACCCCGCTGGCCCTCCTCATTCCTCCGGCGGCTGCTCAGCGATCCCATGAACATCCTTTGAGCCACAACTGAACAGGGCACTGACATCACAGAGGCTTCCATCAGGTAGAGGTCAGGGATCTAAACAAAtacaggacaggacaggacaaaATGATGTTGGGGACCAGTTTATAGAATTCAGGATCTAGGTGGCCAGTGCATCATGAGGGAGATCAGTGCGGGGGTACTGAGAGCAATAATAGGGGAACGGAGACATGATCTAGCAGGGAAGCCTTCCTGAAAGAAGGGGTATTTAGACAGAGGCCAGAACATGGTGGGGGGGACTAACCAGGTAaaagggcaggtggggaggggggagagagtgGCTTAGGTCACAGGAACAGCATGTATGAGGCTCCGTGTTGGGAAGGAACTTAGGAGGTTTGTTAAAAGCCTCAAAGATAGTGTATGGGCTTCttactgctgctgtaacaaataccacaaacttagtggctgaaAGGAACACAAGCTTATTCTCCTACAGTTCCGGGGGTGCAAAGTCCACAGTGGgttcttctggaggctctaggggtgAAGGGgttccttgccttttcctgctTCGAGGGGACACCTACACTCCCTGACTCATGGCCCCCTCGCTCTTTGCAGACCAGCAAGCAATgtagcattttctctctctctccccctcctgggAGAACCCTTGTCGTTATATGGGATGCCGGATCATCCAGGATAATTACCCCCATCTCGTATCCTCAGTCACATCTGCAAGGTTCTTTCGGAATATAGTCTAACATATTCAGAGTTTCGGGGGATGACATTTCAGACActggctggaggagagggggtgtGTGATTCATCTGGAGCCTGGATGCAAGGCAGAAGtccagtgagtgtgtgtgttccATCACACTGACTGTGTGAGTTCCATCATGTAACCCCTGAGACGTATCTAGTCCTTTCCAGGCGACTGGGAAGGTGGAGGGGCCATGTGGTGGGGCAATGAGCCCCAGGACTGTGGCTGCGTGCACAGGTCAGCACTCCTTGGCCTTCCACACACACAGATTAAAAAGTAGCtctaggggcatgtgggtggctcagttcgttaagcatctgactcttgattttggcttaggtcatgatctcagagttgtgggatcgagccccgtgtccggCTCTGCGCTCGgcatggagtcggcttgagattctctcccttcccaagccccccccccccaaatagatagatagatagaataaACACTACCATGGCCTGAAGTACTGGTATCAGATtactaaaaaattgaaaatcagaTTGAAACACTGTAACCAGATTAACAAATCAGACTGTGCAACCCACAGCAGCGGCCCCAGTGAAACCAGGTGAGGGAGGAGCGCCCTGTCTTTTTCGAAGGAGTGAAAAGGAGAGTGAGGGTCTCTTCTCCACACCCCTGCTTTAACTCGCTTCTCAAGCCTGAGCAGCATCAGCGTGGCTGGGCACGGGTGGGGTTCTTGCCCTCTGAGTTTGTGGATCAAGTCGGGTGTGGGGTGGGGCCGAGAAGTCACATTCCTGGCAAGTTCTCAGGTGATGCTgttgctgctggtctggggaacGTACCTTGCGAACCGCTCCAGGAGGCTGCCCTCTTATTTTATTTGTGCAATCTCTTGGGAATACCAGATTCTGTTGTGAAAACAGTATTGCAAACACCTGGACCAGACTTTCTCTAAGGCTTCCCAGCAACAGTGGGAGCCTATGTCTCTGGGATGTATTACAAAGTATAAAGTGAGTAATGCGTTGCCAGATGCTGGGACAACACAGTGAAGATTTCCAGAACACCGACTGCTGTGCCTTAGAATTCCAGTTTCACTGCGgacaggctgtgtgaccttgaagaaGTTACGGCCCCTCTCTGAATCCCTCTTCCTCTAGCAATGGGTACCATAACTATCTCTAATGCAGAGAGAAatactgagcccagagcttggTACATAATAAATCCTCCATCAATGGTGGCAACTATTGCTCAACAAAAACAATGGacaaattttcccagcaccatttattgaagagactgtcttttttccactgtatattttgtcctcctttgtcgaagattagttgaccatagagttgagggtccatgtctggcttttctactctgttcccctggtctatgtgtctgtttttgggccagtgccgtgctgtcttggtgatcacagctttgtagtaaagcttgaaatcaggcaacgggatgcccccagttttggttttctttttcaacattttcttagcaattcggggtctcttctgattccatacacattttaggattgtttgttccagctctttgaaaaatgccggtgaaACTTTGgatgggatggcattgaaagtatagattgctctaggcagtatagacattttaacaatttttatacttctgatccaagagcatggaatggtcttccatctttttgtgtcttcttcagtttctttcatgaatgttccgtatttccttgagtacagatcctttacctctttgggttagatttattcccaggtatcttatggttcttggtgctatagtaaatggaatcaattctctaatttccctttctgtattttcactgtgagtgtataagaaagcaactgatttctgtgcattgattttgtatcctgccacattactgaattgttgtatgagttctagtagttttggggatggagtgttttgggttttccatataaagagaagagagagagttgacttcttccttgtcagtctgaatacattttatttctttttgttgtctgattgctgttgctaggacttctagtactatgtcaaacaatagtggtgagagtgggcatccttgtcgtgttcctgatctcaaaggg
This Neovison vison isolate M4711 chromosome 2, ASM_NN_V1, whole genome shotgun sequence DNA region includes the following protein-coding sequences:
- the CFAP107 gene encoding uncharacterized protein C1orf158 homolog isoform X2 codes for the protein MVKKFTKATEKTPQCIYRKEYVPFPDHRPDQISRWYGKRRIEGLPYKHLMTHHQEPPHRHLISTYDDHYNRHSYNPGLPPRRSWSGHKLLWLPEKSDFPLLAPPTNYGLYEQLRWRWLAPKAAPRESIYTSSYPRPPRHALSRREHAIPVPPPRLHPVPRF
- the CFAP107 gene encoding uncharacterized protein C1orf158 homolog isoform X1 translates to MQFLTAVSPQSFSTPSWKVETKYSTRVLTGNWVEERRKFTKATEKTPQCIYRKEYVPFPDHRPDQISRWYGKRRIEGLPYKHLMTHHQEPPHRHLISTYDDHYNRHSYNPGLPPRRSWSGHKLLWLPEKSDFPLLAPPTNYGLYEQLRWRWLAPKAAPRESIYTSSYPRPPRHALSRREHAIPVPPPRLHPVPRF